The following coding sequences lie in one Hoplias malabaricus isolate fHopMal1 chromosome 14, fHopMal1.hap1, whole genome shotgun sequence genomic window:
- the LOC136666243 gene encoding rhamnose-binding lectin-like — MGMKGMFTYAENVITCYGSAQRLSCESGLIRVKSAVYGRTDSTVCSVGCPASETQNTQCSMNVPLISDRCNGRSVCEFRTDALGLPDPCYGTYKYFNTTYDCVTGHSFVLCHGSYSSLDCGESSILGGAILNILSAGYGRTDSTTCSAGRPASEITNTNCYNTNTLAEVKKRCQGKTSCIVTTINVFSDPCVGTYKYLTVAYTCVAEHTSVTCEGGTAMLTCESGILKILSANYGRTDSTTSVKAK; from the exons ATGGGAATGAAGGGAATGTTCACCTATGCAG AGAATGTAATCACATGTTATGGTTCAGCCCAACGCCTCAGTTGTG AGAGCGGACTGATACGAGTGAAGTCTGCAGTTTATGGCCGTACAGACAgcactgtgtgtagtgttggtTGCCCTGCCTCAGAAACTCAGAACACACAGTGTTCAATGAATGTTCCACTCATCTCTGACAg GTGCAATGGgcgaagtgtgtgtgagtttaggACTGATGCTCTTGGCCTTCCTGACCCATGTTATGGAACTTACAAGTACTTCAACACAACCTACGACTGCGTTACAGGCC ATTCTTTTGTGTTATGTCATGGTAGTTACAGTTCACTGGACTGTGGTGAGAGCTCTATCCTTG GAGGTGCCATTTTAAATATCCTGAGTGCCGGCTATGGCCGAACTGACTCCACCACGTGTTCTGCTGGACGCCCCGCCAGTGAGATCACCAACACTAACTGCTATAACACCAACACTCTAGCTGAAGTTAAAAAAAG ATGTCAAGGGAAGACCTCTTGCATTGTCACAACAATCAATGTGTTCTCTGATCCCTGTGTTGGCACTTATAAATACCTGACCGTTGCCTACACCTGTGTGGCTGAAC ACACGAGTGTGACCTGTGAAGGAGGTACAGCTATGCTCACATGTG AGTCTGGgattctgaaaatcctgagcgCTAACTATGGACGAACCGACTCCACCACAT ctGTGAAGGCAAAATGA